In the genome of Massilibacillus massiliensis, one region contains:
- a CDS encoding anaerobic nitric oxide reductase flavorubredoxin, with protein sequence MSFRITENVTWVGKIDWDLTKFHGEEYSTHKGSTYNAYLVRDEKNVLIDTVWLPYTEEFVDKLQQEIDVSEIDYIIVNHGEIDHSGALTKLMKLIPDTPIYCTANAVKSLKGQYHQDWNFHVVKTGDKLSIGSKEFIFIEAPMLHWPDTMMCYLTGENILFSNDAFGQHYASEYMFNDLVDQAELYREAIKYYANILTPFNRQVERKLNEVAALNLPIDMICPSHGAIWRDDPMQIVKKYGEWSKDYQENQITILYDTMWEGTRKLAEAIAEGIKQADATVNIKLYNTGRRDKNDILTEIFQSKAILAGSPTVNNGILSSMAGIMEEIRGLSFKNKKAAAFGTYGWSEKSVKMLSELLTEAGFEVVNDGYKVAWSPDEDAVAGAIEFGKNFAKL encoded by the coding sequence ATGAGTTTTCGAATTACTGAAAATGTTACATGGGTTGGTAAAATAGACTGGGATTTAACAAAATTCCATGGTGAAGAATACTCTACGCATAAAGGGTCTACGTATAATGCATATCTTGTCCGTGATGAAAAAAATGTTTTAATTGATACAGTTTGGCTGCCTTATACTGAGGAATTTGTTGATAAATTGCAGCAGGAAATCGATGTATCAGAAATTGATTATATTATAGTGAATCATGGCGAGATTGACCACAGTGGTGCATTGACGAAGCTAATGAAACTTATTCCCGACACTCCAATTTATTGTACAGCAAATGCGGTGAAATCGCTCAAGGGGCAGTATCATCAGGATTGGAATTTCCACGTAGTAAAAACGGGGGACAAGCTTAGTATTGGTTCAAAAGAATTCATCTTTATTGAAGCACCAATGCTACATTGGCCGGATACGATGATGTGTTATCTTACCGGGGAAAATATTTTATTCAGCAATGATGCGTTTGGTCAGCATTATGCTTCCGAATATATGTTCAATGATTTGGTCGATCAAGCAGAGTTATATAGAGAAGCGATTAAATATTATGCAAACATTCTTACACCATTTAATCGTCAAGTTGAACGAAAGCTGAACGAAGTCGCGGCACTCAACTTACCAATTGATATGATTTGCCCGAGTCATGGAGCGATTTGGCGAGATGATCCGATGCAGATTGTGAAAAAATATGGCGAGTGGTCGAAAGACTATCAAGAAAATCAAATCACGATTCTTTACGATACAATGTGGGAAGGTACGCGCAAGCTTGCCGAGGCAATTGCTGAAGGGATTAAACAAGCGGATGCGACGGTAAATATTAAACTTTATAATACAGGACGTAGAGATAAAAACGATATTTTGACTGAAATTTTCCAATCTAAAGCGATTTTAGCCGGTTCACCTACAGTCAATAATGGAATTTTATCCTCCATGGCAGGCATTATGGAAGAAATCAGAGGGCTGTCGTTTAAAAATAAAAAAGCTGCTGCTTTCGGAACCTATGGCTGGAGTGAAAAATCTGTAAAGATGCTTAGTGAGCTGTTAACAGAAGCTGGATTTGAAGTTGTAAATGACGGATATAAGGTTGCTTGGAGTCCGGATGAAGATGCTGTGGCAGGCGCCATAGAATTTGGAAAGAATTTTGCAAAATTATAA
- a CDS encoding diguanylate cyclase, whose amino-acid sequence MNSEKQTILIVDDVYFSAKYMEDILKEEYQVVVVTSGKACMDYVKCQNVDLILLDVVMPEMDGYEVCRKLKADPATKKIPVIFLSAKGNTQDEARGLELGAIDYITKPACASIIKARIKNHLAIKMQNDLLEKLSFIDALTSVFNRRYLDEALAKEWRCALRSGELLSLLLVDIDFFKAFNDYYGHLEGDRCLQKVASVLKRSVLRPGDVVARYGGEEFILILPSTSKEGAIKVATRIQQNLAFIKMEHRMSKVSKYVTVSIGIATTIAKEVFNEKSMIRMADLALYQAKSEGRNRFV is encoded by the coding sequence ATGAATTCAGAAAAGCAAACGATCCTGATTGTTGACGATGTGTATTTTAGTGCTAAATATATGGAAGATATTTTAAAAGAAGAGTATCAAGTTGTGGTTGTAACCTCTGGAAAAGCATGTATGGATTATGTTAAATGCCAAAATGTTGATTTAATTTTATTAGATGTTGTAATGCCAGAAATGGATGGGTATGAGGTATGTCGGAAGCTCAAGGCAGATCCTGCAACAAAAAAAATTCCTGTGATTTTTTTATCTGCAAAGGGCAATACGCAAGATGAAGCTCGAGGTTTGGAATTGGGTGCAATTGATTATATAACAAAACCAGCTTGTGCCTCTATTATCAAAGCACGTATAAAAAATCATTTAGCAATAAAAATGCAAAACGATCTATTAGAAAAACTTTCATTTATTGATGCCCTGACAAGTGTTTTTAATCGTCGTTATTTAGATGAAGCGTTAGCAAAAGAGTGGCGTTGTGCTTTACGTAGTGGGGAACTTTTATCCCTATTACTAGTGGATATAGATTTCTTTAAAGCTTTTAATGACTACTACGGACATTTAGAGGGAGATCGGTGTCTGCAGAAAGTGGCGAGCGTTTTAAAGAGATCCGTATTACGTCCGGGGGATGTTGTTGCTCGATACGGCGGAGAAGAATTTATTCTAATTTTGCCATCGACCTCTAAAGAAGGGGCAATCAAAGTAGCAACAAGGATTCAGCAAAACTTGGCATTCATAAAAATGGAACATAGGATGTCTAAAGTCAGCAAGTACGTTACAGTAAGTATCGGTATAGCGACTACAATTGCAAAAGAAGTTTTTAATGAAAAAAGTATGATTAGAATGGCAGATTTGGCGCTGTATCAGGCAAAAAGTGAAGGACGTAATCGCTTTGTTTAA
- the ygiD gene encoding 4,5-DOPA-extradiol-dioxygenase, whose product MKMPVVFIGHGSPMNIVEKNNYTSSLAVLGETLPRPEAILVISAHWQTRGTYITGAAQPETIYDFYGFPEALYQEKYACPGAVKVAKRIENLTSGEVAVDPERGIDHAGWAVLKHMYPKADIPVLECSLDMRKSPQAHYEFAKKLAFLRQEGVLIIGSGNIVHNLSQLDFSSLYVPDVYPWAAAFDQKVATLLEQREHQKLIAYEKLPYANLAVPTDEHYLPMLYALAMQTEDENLAFICTDIQNASIAMRSFILGA is encoded by the coding sequence ATGAAAATGCCGGTAGTGTTTATTGGTCATGGATCACCGATGAATATTGTTGAAAAAAATAATTATACAAGCAGTTTAGCGGTACTTGGTGAAACGCTGCCAAGACCGGAAGCCATTCTTGTAATAAGTGCGCATTGGCAGACGCGAGGCACGTATATTACTGGTGCTGCGCAGCCGGAAACAATTTACGATTTTTATGGATTCCCAGAGGCTTTGTATCAAGAAAAATATGCTTGTCCCGGGGCGGTAAAAGTTGCGAAACGTATTGAAAATCTTACGTCTGGTGAAGTTGCAGTAGATCCTGAAAGAGGAATTGATCATGCGGGGTGGGCGGTATTAAAACATATGTATCCAAAGGCTGATATTCCAGTTTTAGAATGCAGTCTCGATATGAGGAAGTCACCGCAGGCGCATTATGAGTTTGCAAAAAAGCTTGCCTTTCTGAGACAAGAAGGCGTTTTAATCATTGGCAGCGGCAATATTGTGCACAATCTTTCACAATTGGATTTTTCTAGCCTATATGTGCCGGATGTTTATCCGTGGGCGGCAGCGTTTGATCAAAAGGTAGCTACGTTACTCGAACAGAGAGAGCATCAAAAGTTGATCGCTTATGAAAAATTACCTTATGCAAATCTTGCTGTGCCTACAGATGAACATTATTTACCAATGCTCTACGCACTTGCTATGCAAACAGAGGATGAGAACCTCGCATTCATTTGCACTGATATACAAAATGCCTCTATTGCCATGCGGAGCTTTATTCTCGGTGCATAA
- a CDS encoding NAD(P)H-dependent glycerol-3-phosphate dehydrogenase — protein sequence MKVSVLGCGRWGTFLAWYANRIGHDVLLWGREGSRNFAALENTKKNDYLTLPDKITLTHDLEAAVSFGEIIIISISAQELRSFGEQIRDFAGIRDKTFVLCMKGIEAKTGKRLSQVFHEAFGLDKNVAVWVGPGHVQDFVREIPNCMIIGSPAIEITKKVVEAFNSNLIRFYYGRDLLGIEIGAAAKNVMGIAAGMLDGMNYSSLKGALMARGTRELSLLVKAMGGDATTIYGLSHLGDYEATLFSLHSHNRKYGQGFVRGERFDKLAEGVSTVVALKTLAQEYNIELPICNAVYEIVIDHKDPKEKLLDLFLRPVKFEF from the coding sequence TTGAAGGTTTCGGTATTAGGTTGTGGGCGTTGGGGAACATTTTTGGCGTGGTATGCAAATCGGATAGGACACGATGTTTTATTATGGGGCAGGGAAGGATCAAGAAATTTTGCGGCACTAGAAAATACGAAAAAAAATGATTATTTAACATTACCGGATAAGATTACTTTGACGCACGATTTAGAAGCAGCAGTTTCATTCGGTGAAATTATTATTATTTCAATCAGCGCGCAGGAATTACGTTCATTCGGTGAACAAATTCGTGATTTTGCTGGAATACGTGATAAAACTTTTGTGTTGTGCATGAAAGGCATCGAGGCAAAAACGGGAAAACGTTTATCACAAGTTTTTCATGAAGCTTTTGGGTTAGACAAGAATGTAGCAGTTTGGGTAGGCCCTGGCCATGTGCAGGATTTTGTCAGAGAAATTCCCAATTGCATGATCATTGGATCGCCCGCTATAGAAATAACAAAAAAAGTTGTGGAAGCATTTAATAGCAATTTAATTCGTTTCTATTATGGCAGAGATTTACTGGGAATCGAAATTGGGGCGGCAGCGAAAAATGTTATGGGAATTGCCGCTGGAATGTTAGATGGAATGAACTATAGCAGTTTAAAAGGTGCATTGATGGCACGGGGGACGAGAGAATTATCATTGCTTGTGAAAGCAATGGGCGGTGATGCTACGACAATTTATGGACTCAGCCATTTAGGCGATTATGAAGCAACTTTATTTTCTTTACATAGTCACAATCGAAAATATGGGCAGGGTTTTGTAAGAGGTGAAAGATTTGATAAATTAGCTGAGGGTGTTTCTACGGTGGTTGCTTTAAAAACGTTGGCACAAGAATATAATATTGAACTGCCGATTTGCAACGCAGTGTACGAAATCGTCATTGACCATAAAGATCCAAAAGAAAAGCTCTTGGATTTGTTCTTGCGCCCGGTAAAATTTGAATTTTAA
- a CDS encoding LysR family transcriptional regulator, translating into MEDRDWLIIQALKSEKNITKAAQSLYMSQPALTARLQHIEREFGVQLVHRSTKGIQITPEGEFLVKAAEQMVTQLRSIKNNVRNLSKIDAGTLEIGASHYFTMYTLPHILKLFKKKYPNADFNMVTDWTKNIFSLIYNKKTHVGFVSVDYGGCKNMHLLYEEPVCIASMQPFKFEDLPNLSRIEYHSDYLLKSQIDKWWRENFAKPPTFNMHVDKLATCKEMVKNGLGYAILPSRIIANIPNIHKLPLKNTDGKYITRKTWMIYNEDTLQLPIVNLFVNFVKGLSFEN; encoded by the coding sequence ATGGAAGACCGTGACTGGCTTATCATTCAAGCACTAAAATCCGAAAAAAATATTACAAAGGCCGCACAAAGCTTATATATGTCACAACCGGCATTAACTGCAAGACTGCAGCATATTGAGCGAGAATTCGGCGTACAATTGGTTCATCGAAGTACGAAGGGAATTCAAATTACACCAGAAGGAGAATTTCTCGTAAAAGCTGCAGAACAAATGGTTACGCAGCTGCGCAGCATAAAAAACAATGTGCGCAATTTATCCAAGATTGATGCTGGCACTTTAGAAATTGGCGCTTCACATTACTTTACGATGTATACCTTACCTCATATTTTAAAATTATTTAAGAAAAAATATCCGAATGCAGACTTTAATATGGTGACCGACTGGACAAAAAATATTTTCAGCCTCATTTATAATAAAAAAACACATGTCGGTTTTGTCAGTGTGGATTACGGTGGCTGCAAAAACATGCATTTATTATACGAAGAACCCGTCTGTATTGCATCCATGCAGCCATTTAAGTTCGAGGATCTGCCGAATTTGTCACGCATCGAATATCATAGTGATTATCTATTAAAATCACAGATTGATAAATGGTGGCGGGAAAACTTCGCTAAGCCGCCAACCTTCAATATGCATGTTGACAAATTAGCAACTTGCAAAGAAATGGTTAAAAATGGATTGGGTTATGCAATTCTCCCATCACGTATTATTGCAAACATTCCAAATATCCATAAGCTGCCTTTAAAAAACACCGATGGAAAGTATATCACAAGAAAAACTTGGATGATCTATAATGAAGATACGCTACAGCTCCCGATTGTCAATTTATTTGTGAATTTTGTAAAAGGGCTTTCATTCGAAAACTAA